From one Felis catus isolate Fca126 chromosome E2, F.catus_Fca126_mat1.0, whole genome shotgun sequence genomic stretch:
- the FELCATV1R11 gene encoding vomeronasal 1 receptor felCatV1R11: MASVKWQIGITLVTQLGVGILGNFSLLCLYNFTLLTGHKVRPTDVILNQLVLANSLVLFSRGIPHIMAAFGATYFLNEAGCKFFFYFHRVARGVCLSTTSLLSGFQAVRLRLNVSSSIQLRRRSSKCIYLCCCLCWILHLLVSIFVPIKMAGPTHSKNLSVKINYGYCSPLNPDRFLKFIVTALFSTIDLACLAIMVWASGSMVIFLHRHRQQVQYIHSNSHSPRPSPEARATYTILILVSCFLSFYSLSSLLSVWMILFVIPGQWLVDASIFLSLCFSAFSPFVLIFSDTRVTGKLQNRFCFIG, encoded by the coding sequence ATGGCTTCTGTCAAGTGGCAAATCGGGATTACCTTAGTCACTCAGCTGGGAGTGGGAATCCTTGGAAACttctcccttctttgtctttataACTTCACTCTGCTCACTGGACACAAGGTGAGACCCACAGACGTGATTCTCAATCAACTGGTCTTAGCCAACTCCTTGGTGCTTTTCTCCAGAGGGATCCCTCATATAATGGCAGCTTTTGGAGCAACATATTTCCTGAATGAGGCTGGATGTAAGTTTTTCTTCTACTTCCACAGAGTAGCCAGGGGGGTCTGCCTCAGCACCACCTCCCTCCTCAGTGGCTTCCAAGCCGTTAGGCTTCGCCTCAATGTCTCTAGTTCGATACAGCTCAGAAGGAGATCCTCAAAGTGCATTTACTTGTGCTGTTGCCTTTGCTGGATCCTGCATCTCTTGGTAAGCATCTTTGTTCCTATTAAAATGGCTGGTCCAACACACAGTAAAAACCTTAGTGTGAAGATAAATTATGGATACTGCTCCCCATTAAATCCagacagatttttaaagtttatagtGACAGCCCTATTTTCTACAATTGACCTCGCATGTTTGGCCATCATGGTCTGGGCTAGTGGCTCCATGGTTATTTTCCTACACAGGCACAGGCAACAGGTCCAATATATTCACAGCAACAGCCATTCTCCTAGACCTTCTCCCGAGGCCAGAGCTACGTACACCATTTTGATCCTTGTgagctgctttctctctttttactcaCTGTCTTCTCTTTTGTCTGTTTGGATGATTCTATTTGTTATTCCAGGCCAGTGGCTGGTGGATGCctctatatttttgtctttatgtttCTCAGCATTCAGTCCCTTTGTGCTCATTTTCAGTGATACTCGTGTCACTGGTAAACTGCAAAACCGGTTCTGTTTTATCGGCTAG